A single window of Arcobacter venerupis DNA harbors:
- a CDS encoding carbon-nitrogen hydrolase family protein — protein sequence MKLIALQIKTTPNFQDNLTHLQELINSCENNSLILAPELALSGFAYDKMQEAADFSIKAIEEIKELSKNKTIALTFIKEENKKFFNTLHIFHNQQIIHSQSKVKLFPLGNELEHFSAGNIEDIKIIEINGLKIATLICFELRFPELWGKIKGADIILNPAMWGLKRKDHYETISKSLALVNQCFVIACNSADDDMAKGSAIINPFGIVRKDDKKEIIEDFFDLNEIKKVREYINIGLDR from the coding sequence ATGAAATTAATAGCACTACAAATTAAAACAACACCAAATTTTCAAGATAATTTGACCCACTTACAAGAGCTTATAAATTCTTGTGAAAATAATTCACTTATTTTAGCTCCAGAATTAGCTCTAAGTGGATTTGCCTATGACAAAATGCAAGAAGCTGCTGATTTTTCTATAAAAGCAATTGAAGAGATAAAAGAGTTAAGTAAAAATAAAACAATTGCTTTAACATTTATAAAAGAAGAAAATAAAAAATTCTTTAATACTTTACATATTTTTCATAATCAACAAATTATTCATAGCCAATCAAAAGTAAAACTTTTCCCATTAGGAAATGAACTTGAGCATTTTTCTGCTGGAAATATTGAAGATATTAAGATAATTGAAATAAATGGATTAAAAATAGCTACATTAATCTGTTTTGAACTTAGATTTCCAGAACTTTGGGGAAAAATAAAAGGTGCTGATATAATTTTAAATCCTGCAATGTGGGGGTTAAAAAGAAAAGACCATTATGAAACTATTTCTAAATCTCTTGCTTTAGTAAATCAATGTTTTGTAATAGCATGTAATAGTGCAGATGATGATATGGCAAAAGGAAGTGCGATTATAAATCCATTTGGAATTGTAAGAAAAGATGATAAAAAAGAGATAATTGAAGATTTTTTTGATTTAAATGAGATAAAAAAAGTTAGAGAATATATAAATATTGGTTTAGATAGATAA
- a CDS encoding methylated-DNA--[protein]-cysteine S-methyltransferase, which yields MREYKTQTKELILTTTFSTPIGEMFAAASKKGIVMLTFFMPFHLEAKIQTLKNILDAEVIPSNCEIFEALKTQLEEYFKKQRTTFEIPLQLIGSPFQIKCWKELLKIPYGKTITYKDEAKNINQEKAYRAVGNANGQNMIAILVPCHRVISTNGEIGGYSSGVEKKEFLLKLEKNDK from the coding sequence ATGAGAGAATATAAAACCCAAACAAAAGAGTTAATTTTAACAACAACATTTTCAACCCCAATTGGTGAAATGTTTGCTGCTGCTTCAAAAAAAGGTATTGTAATGCTTACATTTTTTATGCCTTTTCATCTTGAAGCTAAAATCCAAACTTTAAAAAATATTTTGGATGCAGAGGTAATTCCTAGCAATTGTGAAATATTTGAAGCTTTAAAAACTCAACTTGAAGAATACTTCAAAAAACAAAGAACAACATTTGAAATACCTTTACAATTAATCGGTTCACCATTTCAAATAAAATGTTGGAAAGAGTTACTCAAAATTCCTTATGGAAAAACAATAACTTATAAAGATGAAGCAAAAAATATAAATCAAGAAAAAGCTTATAGAGCTGTAGGTAATGCAAATGGACAAAATATGATAGCTATACTTGTTCCTTGTCATAGAGTGATTTCAACTAATGGGGAAATTGGTGGATATAGTAGTGGTGTTGAAAAAAAAGAATTTTTATTAAAGTTAGAGAAGAATGATAAATAA
- a CDS encoding flavodoxin: MATAIFFASSTGNSEEIANKISLELNKIEVFDLAGTKIDKINEYDKLILGGSTWGDGELNDDWEDVWGDFSKLDLSNKTIALFGLGDQESYSDEFCSAMGIIYEQIANSGAKIIGFTSSDGYYHDASKAQLNNQFVGLAIDEDNQSDLTDKRIKDWANTIREEIL, from the coding sequence ATGGCAACAGCGATATTTTTTGCAAGTAGTACAGGAAATTCAGAAGAGATAGCAAATAAAATCTCATTGGAATTAAATAAAATAGAAGTATTTGATTTAGCAGGTACAAAAATTGATAAAATAAACGAATATGATAAGTTAATCCTTGGTGGTTCAACTTGGGGAGATGGTGAATTAAATGATGATTGGGAAGATGTTTGGGGAGATTTTTCAAAATTAGATTTATCTAATAAAACAATTGCATTATTTGGTCTTGGGGATCAAGAGAGTTATAGTGACGAGTTCTGTAGTGCGATGGGAATAATTTATGAACAAATTGCAAATTCAGGAGCAAAAATAATCGGTTTTACTTCAAGTGATGGTTATTATCATGATGCATCAAAAGCACAATTGAATAATCAATTTGTGGGATTAGCAATTGATGAAGACAATCAAAGTGATTTAACAGATAAAAGAATTAAAGATTGGGCCAATACAATAAGAGAAGAGATTTTATAA
- a CDS encoding phosphomannomutase/phosphoglucomutase: protein MINKTIFRQYDIRGIVNEELTYENSKLIGYYLGLYIKEKVQQTPYIVVGYDVRTHSNMLFEALISGLNLSACKVLHIGLVATGVNYFASYQEFLIDGNKIKPNASIMITGSHNAKKYNGFKITINNEPFFGDELLALYYKILENQTIEIPDNFSCIKTDAKSLYVDYMVNQFSDLKNFKVPFAIDCGNGVANTVLSEILDKLNLNYQALHLIPDGEFPNHHPDPTNEKNLEDLKTLLKDDCNLGFAYDGDADRIAVLTQKYNIKGDMLALLFSKTMKNPVIIGEVTYSQNVFNEMNQTSKTIMDKTGYSNLRLKLKELNADLAAEVSGHIFFNDRYYGFDDAIYATFRVLELLYKGIDLDEELDKLPKVYTSSNIEIEVLEDKKFLIIEKIENKLNEIQRGFPIIKDILKIDGLRINFEYGWALIRASNTNALIMTKYEATSFATAMSYKKAVENLLNEVIDEINSTTN from the coding sequence ATGATAAATAAAACGATATTTAGACAATACGATATTCGAGGTATCGTAAATGAAGAGTTGACCTATGAAAATTCAAAATTGATTGGATATTATTTAGGTCTTTATATAAAAGAAAAAGTTCAACAAACTCCATATATTGTTGTAGGTTATGATGTAAGAACCCACTCAAATATGTTATTTGAAGCTTTGATTTCAGGATTAAATTTATCTGCTTGTAAAGTTTTACATATTGGACTTGTGGCAACTGGTGTAAACTATTTTGCCTCTTATCAAGAGTTTTTAATAGATGGGAATAAAATAAAACCAAATGCTTCAATTATGATAACAGGAAGTCACAACGCAAAAAAATATAATGGCTTTAAAATCACAATTAATAATGAACCATTTTTTGGCGATGAACTTTTAGCTTTATATTACAAAATCCTAGAAAATCAAACTATAGAAATCCCTGATAATTTTTCTTGCATAAAAACAGATGCAAAAAGTTTATATGTAGATTATATGGTAAATCAATTTTCAGATCTAAAAAATTTTAAAGTACCTTTTGCAATTGATTGTGGAAATGGTGTTGCAAATACAGTTTTGAGTGAAATTTTAGATAAATTAAATCTAAACTATCAAGCTTTGCATTTAATTCCTGATGGAGAATTTCCAAATCATCATCCAGACCCGACAAATGAAAAAAATCTTGAAGATTTAAAAACTCTACTTAAAGATGATTGTAATTTAGGATTTGCCTATGATGGAGATGCAGATAGAATTGCTGTATTAACACAAAAATACAATATCAAAGGTGATATGTTAGCCCTACTTTTTTCAAAAACTATGAAAAATCCAGTAATTATTGGAGAAGTAACCTATTCACAAAATGTATTCAATGAAATGAATCAAACTTCTAAAACTATTATGGATAAAACAGGCTACTCAAACTTGCGATTAAAACTAAAAGAGTTAAATGCTGATTTAGCTGCCGAAGTTTCTGGGCATATTTTTTTTAATGATAGATATTACGGTTTCGATGATGCAATATATGCAACATTTAGAGTTTTAGAGCTTTTATATAAAGGAATAGATTTAGATGAAGAGTTAGATAAACTTCCGAAAGTTTATACAAGTTCAAATATTGAAATAGAAGTTTTAGAAGATAAAAAGTTTTTAATCATAGAAAAAATAGAAAATAAACTAAATGAAATTCAAAGAGGTTTTCCAATAATCAAAGATATTTTAAAAATAGATGGCCTTAGAATCAATTTTGAGTATGGTTGGGCGTTGATTAGAGCTTCAAACACAAATGCTTTAATAATGACAAAATATGAAGCCACAAGCTTTGCCACAGCGATGAGTTATAAAAAGGCTGTAGAAAATTTATTAAATGAGGTAATAGATGAAATTAATAGCACTACAAATTAA
- a CDS encoding Fur family transcriptional regulator: MLNENTNEEIIDELKKIVKQKGLKYTEQREIVLSILLHAKEHLTAEEVYNEIKKRYSDSNIGIATVYRALSFLEEVDLIASITFGTDGKKYETNSKSHHDHLICTSCGKIIEFMDDEIEKRQDKIAKKNKFKISSHSMQLYGICEACQE, encoded by the coding sequence ATGTTAAATGAAAATACTAATGAAGAAATTATTGATGAATTAAAAAAGATTGTTAAACAAAAAGGATTAAAATATACAGAACAAAGAGAGATTGTTCTTAGTATTTTATTACATGCAAAAGAACATTTAACTGCAGAAGAAGTATACAATGAAATCAAAAAAAGGTATTCTGATTCTAATATAGGGATTGCAACAGTATATAGAGCTCTTAGTTTTTTAGAAGAAGTGGATTTAATTGCTTCAATTACTTTTGGAACTGATGGTAAAAAATATGAAACTAATTCAAAATCTCATCATGATCACTTAATTTGTACAAGTTGTGGAAAAATAATTGAATTTATGGATGATGAAATAGAGAAAAGACAAGATAAAATTGCAAAAAAGAATAAATTTAAAATTTCAAGTCATTCAATGCAGTTATATGGGATTTGTGAAGCTTGTCAAGAATAA
- a CDS encoding transglycosylase SLT domain-containing protein, with protein MRLKIILISLIFISNVFASDFDINNLTPQELNTLKEIKEHGKKNGLSYSLMAIAIKESGLGKYLVNVDTKDYGLYQANIKTVISRENAKDTSMNRNILAMKLISDFQFATKNAIDELTFWKKVHNNNWAKVWSSYNGGWKYNSEAAKKYSEDIASIIRELKKVEV; from the coding sequence ATGAGATTGAAAATTATTTTAATATCTCTGATATTTATATCTAATGTTTTTGCATCAGATTTTGACATAAATAACCTTACACCACAAGAGCTTAATACTCTAAAAGAAATAAAAGAACATGGTAAGAAAAACGGTTTAAGTTACTCTTTAATGGCAATTGCAATTAAAGAATCTGGATTGGGTAAATACCTAGTAAATGTAGATACAAAAGATTATGGTTTATATCAAGCGAATATAAAAACAGTTATTAGTAGAGAAAATGCTAAAGATACTTCTATGAATAGAAATATTTTAGCAATGAAACTTATTTCAGATTTTCAATTTGCTACAAAAAATGCAATTGATGAACTTACATTTTGGAAAAAAGTTCATAATAACAATTGGGCAAAAGTTTGGAGCAGCTACAACGGTGGTTGGAAATATAACTCAGAAGCAGCTAAAAAATACTCTGAAGACATAGCTTCAATTATTCGAGAACTTAAAAAAGTTGAAGTTTAA
- a CDS encoding FeoA family protein translates to MTLNQLNINEKAVITAINCNEILKSRLYSFGISRGVEVQIVELTLSKSTIEIKINQSKIALRLNEASKIEVAYEK, encoded by the coding sequence ATGACGTTAAACCAATTAAACATAAATGAGAAAGCAGTAATTACAGCAATTAATTGTAATGAAATATTAAAAAGTAGACTATATTCTTTTGGAATTAGTAGAGGAGTTGAAGTGCAAATAGTAGAATTAACACTTTCAAAAAGTACAATTGAGATAAAAATCAATCAATCTAAAATTGCTTTGAGATTAAATGAAGCATCTAAAATAGAAGTCGCTTATGAAAAGTAA
- a CDS encoding DUF2325 domain-containing protein: MSVLIIGGDQISQISSMLEDLGATTINHWDARKKSSAPKKKVPQDTDCIVMITSFLNHNTMLKYKNEAKKKNIPFICTKRSISCVYEEYVKIMGIKDCSSCYANCNGDSNAK; this comes from the coding sequence ATGAGTGTACTAATTATTGGTGGTGATCAAATTTCGCAAATATCTTCAATGTTGGAAGATTTAGGTGCAACAACTATAAATCATTGGGATGCAAGAAAGAAATCTTCTGCACCAAAGAAAAAAGTTCCGCAAGATACTGATTGCATTGTAATGATTACATCATTTTTGAATCATAATACAATGCTTAAATATAAAAATGAAGCAAAAAAGAAAAATATTCCTTTTATCTGTACAAAAAGATCTATCTCTTGCGTGTACGAAGAATATGTGAAAATTATGGGAATCAAAGACTGTTCGAGTTGTTATGCAAATTGTAATGGAGATTCAAATGCTAAATAA